Genomic window (Arcobacter aquimarinus):
TAACTTTTGCAATTACTTTAGCTCTTTTAGGTTCAATAGATTCTTTATTAACTTCTGTTGTTGCTGATTCTAAAACAAAAACTAAGCATGATTCCAAAAAAGAGTTAATAGGACAAGGAATAGGAAATACAATTTGCTCTTTTTTTGGTGCTATTCCAGGAGCAGGTGCAACAATGAGAACAGTTGTAAATATTAATAGTGGTGCAACAACAAAACTATCAGGAATGGTTCACTCTATTACACTTTTATTAATTGTTTTGATTTTAGCTCCATTTGCATCAGAAATACCACTTGCAGTTTTATCTGGTATTTTAATAAAAGTAGGTTTTGATATTTTAGATTATAAATTTTTAAAAATTATAAATAAAGTGTCTAGACAAGATTTAATTATTATGGTTACAGTATTCTTACTAACAGTATTTGTTGATTTAATTATGGCTGTTGGGGTTGGAATAACAATTTCATCAATAATTGCTGTTTATCAAGTTTCAAAAAATACTCAAATGAAAACTAGTCGATCACGAGTCTCTTTTGATATAGATATAGAAAATCATGAGATAGAAATTCTAAAAGTAAAAGGTTCATTGTTTTTTGGTACAGCATCAGCATTGGAGTCAAGATTAGAAAAAATAAAAGATAGCAAAAAAATAATTATAGATTGTAAAAATGTATCTTTTTTAGATATATCTGCAATTTTTACTCTTGAAGAAATAATAGAAAAATTTAAAAGTAAGGATTTAGAAATAATACTAGTATTAAATTATAGACATAAAAAGAAGATTTTATCGGTAGATACTTCAAATTTATTTAGAAAGATTAGAATTTATCATAATTTAGATGATGCAATAAATTATACACAAAAATACGAGTTGGTACATGGCTAAAATATATCTATTAAATAATCAAAAATACCCTAATATCGAAAATTTAGAAGTTTTTGGAATAGAGCATATTGTTTCTGATATTGATTTATCTAAATATGATTCTTTGGTATTTACATCAAAAAATGCTGTTTACTCTCTTGATTCTTTTAATAAGAATTGGAAAAAAATAGATTCATATGCAATTGCACAAAAAACAGCAAATGTTATAAAAGAGTTGGAAGGAAAAGTTACTTTTATTGGAAATTCAGGTCATGGAAATGAATTTGCAAATGAATTAATAAAAGTGTTAAAAAATAAAAAAGTTTTATATGTTAAAGCTTTAAAAACTGTATCTGATTTACCTAATATATTAAGGCAAAATGGTATTGTTTTAGATGAGTTAATAGCATATAAAACATCTTGTAAAAAAACGTGCGCTAATTTAGAAAAGAATTCAACATTTATTTTTACTTCACCTTCAAGTGTTGAATGTTTTTTTAAACAATATACATGGGACAACTCATATAAAGCTATAGTTATAGGACATACAACAGCAAGGTTTCTTCCAAAAGAGATAAAATATAGAGTTAGTTCTACAACCTCAGTTGAGGAGTGTATAAAACTAGCAAAGCAAATACTTCTTTAAACTCAAATTTAATCATATTTAGATAAAATAAATAATCTAAGTAGTTCGAGATTTCCATTGTTGCGGGTCCGATAATGTGTTAGTGTATACAATTTTGTAGTCAATACTGTGTGTAGCGATTCATTGTGTTTTCGCTCCTAAAGTTATGCTCTTGTATACAATTTTTGGCTTTTAGGGCCATTTTGATGGTTAACGGCTACTTGGATTTTTAAAATTATTACTAAGGAATTATTGTGAATATATTGATACTAGGAAGTGGTGGTAGAGAATACTCTATTGGATTAGCAATATACAAAGAAAATGCTCACAACTTGTATTTTATGCCAGGAAATGGTGCTACTGATAAATTAGGTACAAATATAAATATTAAAGATTATAATCAATTAGCAGTATGGGCAAAAGATAATTCTATTGATTTAACTATTGTAGGACCTGAGGCTCCTTTAGTAGATGGTGTTGTTGATATATTTAAAGAAAATGATTTAACTATTTTTGGACCAAGTGCAGCGGCAGCTAGACTTGAAGGTTCTAAAGTTTACATGAAAAATATATTAAAAAAATATAACATACCAACAGCAGCATTTATAGAAACTTCAAATGAAAAAGAGGCTTTTGATTTTATCGATACTATGAATGAACCAATAGTTGTAAAAGCAGATGGTTTATGTGCAGGAAAAGGTGTAATTATAGCTCAATCTAAAGATGAAGCAAAAATAGCAGTTTCTGATATGCTTTCAGGAGCTTCATTTGGAGATGCTGGAGCATCTGTAGTTGTAGAAGAGTATTTAGATGGTTATGAACTTTCAGTTTTTGCTATTTGCGATGGTGAAAATTATAAAGTATTGCCAGCTGCTCAAGACCATAAAAGAGTAGGAGATGGAGATACAGGTCCTAATACTGGAGGAATGGGTGCTTATGCTCCAACTCCACTTGTAAATGATGAAATTTATAAAAAAATTGAAGAAAGAGTAATAAAACCTACTTTAAAAGGAATGCAAAATGAAGGTGCTCCTTTTGAAGGTGTTTTATTTATCGGTGTAATGGTAGTGAAAGGTGAGCCAATTATTTTAGAATATAATGTAAGATTTGGTGATCCTGAGTGTGAAATTTTAATGCCACTTTTAGCTACTCCTGTATCTGAATTATTTTATAAAGGTGCCACAAAACAACTTGATAAATTAGATATTAAAATTAAAAATGAATTTGGTGTTGGTGTTGTTATGGCTAGTGGAAATTATCCTTATGGTTCAAGTACTCCCGCTGAAATCATAGTTGATAGAATAGTAGATAATGATTTACTTGAAAATTCACATATTTCTTATGCTGGTGTTGAAAAAATTGATGGTAAATTAATGGCTACAGGTGGAAGAGTTTTAGTTTGTGTTGGATTTGGAAAAAGCATAAAAGAAGCAAGAGATAGAGCTTATGCTTTATGTGGACAAGTTCATTTTGCTGGTAAAAAATGTAGATCAGATATTGCATATCAAGCTTTAAAGTAAATATAAATGCAAAATAATACAAATAATCTTCAATTAGCATCAATGCGTTCAA
Coding sequences:
- a CDS encoding SulP family inorganic anion transporter yields the protein MSNIKNDIFAGITAAVVALPLALAFGVASGAGAVAGLYGAIILGFFAAFFGGTPTQISGPTGPMTVIVAATIATFPNDISTVMTVVFLAGIMQISFGIIGIGKWVKYIPYPVISGFMCGIGVIIIILQINPFLGVESYSSIIYTITHFLDTFEKLNIQAIILSSITLLIMFFTPKKISNIIPSALIALVFVTLFSIFMNFEITTIGEIPMGFPDFVLPISFDILKLSTILTFAITLALLGSIDSLLTSVVADSKTKTKHDSKKELIGQGIGNTICSFFGAIPGAGATMRTVVNINSGATTKLSGMVHSITLLLIVLILAPFASEIPLAVLSGILIKVGFDILDYKFLKIINKVSRQDLIIMVTVFLLTVFVDLIMAVGVGITISSIIAVYQVSKNTQMKTSRSRVSFDIDIENHEIEILKVKGSLFFGTASALESRLEKIKDSKKIIIDCKNVSFLDISAIFTLEEIIEKFKSKDLEIILVLNYRHKKKILSVDTSNLFRKIRIYHNLDDAINYTQKYELVHG
- a CDS encoding uroporphyrinogen-III synthase — translated: MAKIYLLNNQKYPNIENLEVFGIEHIVSDIDLSKYDSLVFTSKNAVYSLDSFNKNWKKIDSYAIAQKTANVIKELEGKVTFIGNSGHGNEFANELIKVLKNKKVLYVKALKTVSDLPNILRQNGIVLDELIAYKTSCKKTCANLEKNSTFIFTSPSSVECFFKQYTWDNSYKAIVIGHTTARFLPKEIKYRVSSTTSVEECIKLAKQILL
- the purD gene encoding phosphoribosylamine--glycine ligase → MNILILGSGGREYSIGLAIYKENAHNLYFMPGNGATDKLGTNINIKDYNQLAVWAKDNSIDLTIVGPEAPLVDGVVDIFKENDLTIFGPSAAAARLEGSKVYMKNILKKYNIPTAAFIETSNEKEAFDFIDTMNEPIVVKADGLCAGKGVIIAQSKDEAKIAVSDMLSGASFGDAGASVVVEEYLDGYELSVFAICDGENYKVLPAAQDHKRVGDGDTGPNTGGMGAYAPTPLVNDEIYKKIEERVIKPTLKGMQNEGAPFEGVLFIGVMVVKGEPIILEYNVRFGDPECEILMPLLATPVSELFYKGATKQLDKLDIKIKNEFGVGVVMASGNYPYGSSTPAEIIVDRIVDNDLLENSHISYAGVEKIDGKLMATGGRVLVCVGFGKSIKEARDRAYALCGQVHFAGKKCRSDIAYQALK